CGCGCGGGAGGCCATGCCGGATGAGCCGCTGATCCCGCCCGCCGACGTCGTCATCCCGCCTCCGCCGCCCGAGATCCCGATTCCGGAGGGATTGCTGGCGGAGCCTGCGTCGGACATCCCCTCGGACGTGTCGTCCGTCGATGCGGTCGTCCCGCCGCCACCCGCGACGCGTCGTGGTTCCGACCGTGCACGCCCGACCCCCGCCATCCTCGAAGGAGAGCCGCCCGCCGCAGTGGCGGACGACTGGTCCCAGCCGTCGGTCGCGCCCGAGGCGCCGACATCCGGCGGCTATCGCGTGCTCACCGTCGTGATCTTCGCGTTCCTGTTCGTGCTCCTCGTCGCCGCGATCATCGTCGGGGTGTACCTGCTGAACACGACGACCTTCCCCTTCGCGGGTGCCGACGAGGCCGCCACGACGGCGATCACCTTCGCGCTGCGTTCCTGACCCTGGGCGCAGGCGAACTCAGGCGCGTGTGCGTCCCCGCCGACGCCGAAGCGCCGCCGATGCCACGGCGACGAGAGTGCCGATGGCCACGCCGATCACGGTCTCGATCGCGCGGTCCTGAAGGAGCATGTCGACGGGGGTGGGCGCGGCGAGGTGCACCATGAGCAGCGCGAGTGGGGTGATGAACACCATCGCGATGCCGTAGTTGCGGCCGACGAACAGCTCGGCGGCGGCCTGCAGCATGACCACGAGCGCGATGACGGCGAGCGGCGGCAGATCGATCGCGAGGATCGCCGCCGCGACGAGCACGCCGAGAAGGGTGCCGACGAGGCGCTGGATGCCGCGGATCACCCGGGCGTTCAGCTGCGGTCCGCTCACGGCGGCGACCGCGCCGACGGCTGCCCAGTACCAGTGGGAGTCCATGATCAGCAGGCCGGCGAAGCCTGCTCCCACGATCGCCACTCCGACCGATGCCGCCATCTCTCCGGCTATGGGGCCCACGGGTTGCCGGGACCTCGACGACGCATCGGCCGTGCTGCGCGTGAAGACGCCGATGAGGGCGGTGATGGCCAGCCCGAACAGCACGCTCGGACCGCCGACCAGCAGCACGTCGCCGAAGGAGGCGGTTGCCGCCGGGATCGTGGCGCATGCCCCGACCGCGAACACCGGGAACAGCGGCCCTGGAGGGTGCCACCGCATCG
The DNA window shown above is from Microbacterium maritypicum and carries:
- a CDS encoding FUSC family protein, translated to MWTGVLRVEPHRGDHRVALRAAISVAVPLLVLWMLGRLDLSIYASFGAFAALYGRHDVFRDRLRMQATAGGVILASMLVGTALSVLAAPAPVSILVVAVIASAVTLLAYTMRWHPPGPLFPVFAVGACATIPAATASFGDVLLVGGPSVLFGLAITALIGVFTRSTADASSRSRQPVGPIAGEMAASVGVAIVGAGFAGLLIMDSHWYWAAVGAVAAVSGPQLNARVIRGIQRLVGTLLGVLVAAAILAIDLPPLAVIALVVMLQAAAELFVGRNYGIAMVFITPLALLMVHLAAPTPVDMLLQDRAIETVIGVAIGTLVAVASAALRRRRGRTRA